The genomic DNA TCTCCGCGGTGATCGCCCGTTTGTGGCCGAGGGTGACGTTGTACGGGTGCAGCGGGCGGTCGAGGGGGACGAGCCCGTGGAGCGCGGAGGCTATGCGGATCAGGTCCGGGTGGGTCAGCGTGTCGGCGGCGCGCCGGAGTGAGCGGTGGTAGTGCCCGGTGTACAGCTCGCCGGCGAGCCAGCCGTGACGCTGCCCGTCGGGTATCGGGCGCTTCTTGTCCCCGCAGGCGATGATCACCACTTTGCGGCGGTGCACATCGATGTTCCCTCGCAGCCGGGCGTACTCGCGGCCCGCGGGGGTCAGGTACAACGAGCCGCCGATGGTCTCCCCCCAGTCGGTATCGCCGTGGTGCCACGGCTGCGGGAAAGGCCCGGCGTACCCGGCGGTGTAGAGCGCGGCCAGGGTACGGTCGTTGTACCACGGCTCGCCTTTCCAGTACGCGCGGTCGTCGCGCCCGGCGACGAGCTGGTCGGGGCGCTGCGCGGCGGTGAGCACCGCCTCGTGCTGCTTGGCGGGCAGCTTCGGCGGGAGGGACGGCGGGCCGCTGTCTGGGATGGGAGTCATTGCTTCATCGCCTCCAGTGGCCGGGTACGGCCAGGTGGACGGGGGCTCATCGCGCTGGCGTCCTGGGGTCGTAGCCGGGGAAAGGGTCGTCGCGGCGTCGGCTTCGGGCGCGGACGGCGGGTGATGAGGGCGCTTAGGAGTGTGGTCGCTAGCCGGCAGGTGTCCACAGGAGTCGTTCGCGGGTCGCCTCGGGCACTACCCGGCGCAGGACCGCCGCGGTCGAGCTGAGGGACGCGGCGAACGCAGCCACGAGATCGTGCGGGACGGACGCGGAGAACGACACCGCCCACAGGCACGGGGCGCCGGGCGCGGGCTGGGCCCATGCCTGCCATCCGTCGGGCCCCGGCTCGCCGGATCCGGCGGTCAGAGCGCGCGGGTCGGCGTCCTGGATGAGAGGCGGTACCTCACCCAGGCTGACGTGCGAGATGAACGTGGGATCCGTCGCCCCCGCCGACTGGTCGACGTCGCGGAGCCACCCGTGGGCGGTGACGGCGTCGAGGACCAGCTCGGGACGAACGTGCGGCACCGCGGGGTGGGGACGGGCGTCGAGCGCGACGAGGAAGTCGGCCACCGCCTCGCCGGGCACGTCGGGCGTGAAGTAGACCGCCCACTCGGCCGGGCCGCTGGTGTCCGTACGGGCGGAGACCTGCCAGGCGATCGGCAGGTCCCCCAGATGGAACGGCTCGTCGGCCAGCATCCACTGGGCCCAGCACAGGGAGTCCGGGCTGATGTGCAGGACGGTGCTGCGAATGACCTGGCGGTCCTCCGGCTCCTCGTCCGGCTCCTGCCGCCCCCGGACGATCGTCAGACTCGTCCAGCCCAAGCCGCCGAGCACATCGGCGACGGTGTCGTAGAGGCGGCCGTCGTCACCGGCCAGATGACGGGGACCGACCCAGTACGCGCGCTGCGCACCGGTCGAATCGGACGGGTCGAACGGGAAGCCGGAATACAGAGGCGCCTCCAGAAGGGGGGTCGGCTGTGATTCAACTGCCAGCGGGGCGGCGGGGACGGCTGAGCGAGGTCCTGCCAGGCCAGGGCCACCGCTACGTCGGGCGGCAAGTGCCCGAGTTGGCTGTCCTCGTCCCGCCCTTCGGCGAGGTAGACGACGGGCCAGCCGGTCTCGTCCACGAACGGCACCACCTGCGCGAGGCGATGGGCCATCGGGGAGAACGGGTTCATCGCCTGACGGACCGGGGCGTCCCGGTCGCAGGCGGACAGCAGCGTGATGAGATCACCGACGGTCATCTCCGGGTACCCTCGCTGCCGCCCGGCCCGGAAGCCGGTGGAGCGACCGTTGCGCATGGGAGCCGCGGTCACGAGAAATCATCCTCTCTGACCTGGGAGTTCCACACAAGGTCGTCGATGTTGACATGCTCTCGCCCCGCTTAGCCAGTCGGTTCGCGATCTTTCTTGTCTGCCGCCGGCGAACTACCGGCTCCGAGTGCCCGTCCACCTACCCGCGAGTCTTCACCGGGGAGAACCGGGGTGCTGAGCAAGTCCGCGATAAGGGACGGAGCCTCGGTTCGCGCTGTGTCCATCGGCACGGCCCTCGCGGTGGGGACTGGGCGGTGGGCTCTACACCTTCGAGGGGCCTTGGGCCGGGACGCTGCGGTGTGTGAAGGGCATCTACTGGGCCCTCGCTGGAGCGGGGGAACGGCTGCGGCTACGTTGTCGGCTGACCCGTTCCCCACACACCAAGGATGGCCCTCGTGGAAGACCGTAGTGATGCTGTGATGAAGATCGATCCGACTGTGGCGCATTCGGCCCGGATGTGGAACTACTGGCTGTTGCGCCACGAGGCGCCGTATGACCGAGCGGAGGTGAAAGACCTCCGCCGTAGGGCCGTCGCAGTGGCCTGACCGAAGATGGGGGCAGTCCGACCCGGGGAACGCCGGCGAGGACGGCAAGCAGCCCCGACAACGCCGGAACGGCTCAGAACTGTCAGATGGGTCGGGTTCGGCAATCGAGGACAGAAGGTACAGTGAAAGCGAATCGGTGGCAGACGCTCCGTAAGAGTTCCGTCGGCTCAAATCTGGCAGATATGGGCCGATGTGCAGTAGTTGGGCGCCTGTGAGTCAGAGGTGTCCATCCTTGCTGGGAGTTTCAGTCAGCTGCCAGCAGGGGCCATGGTGAAAGTCTGCGGCGTAGCCGTGGCGAAGCTGCCGGAGTACAGCCGGGTGCCTAACTGTCCGATCGGTCATGCGGTGAACGTGGGAACTGCTCGTGACCGCCCAAAGCCTGCTGCAGCCTGCGGCATGTCAGGGCAGGTCCGTTGCCGACTGATGGCCATGAGCAGGGCGGAGGCCCCGTAGTACTCCGAGCACGCGAAAGGCGTGTACATGGGGAAGGGGGCCAGCAAGTCTGTAGGGCGGAACTGAAATGCCAGGAGCGCATTGGTGAACATCGATGATCCGGAGCGATCGTATGTCCCGTTCAGGGTCGAGCGCCGGGTACTGGAGATTCAGGCCAAGCTACACCGTTGGTCAAACGAGAATGGTCACCGCCGGTTTGATGACTTGTATAACCTTGTCTGCGATCCTGACTTCCTTCTGGTCGCATGGGATCGCGTGAGGAGCAACAGGGGTGCTCGGTCGGCCGGGATTGACGGCCGGTCAGCCTTCTCGATCGAGTCTGCCGGGGTGGAAGAATTCCTCGGTGGATTACGGTCGCAGTTGAAGGATCGGAGCTTCAGCCCGTTACCGGCACGGGAGCGCATGATTCCCAAATCGGACGGGAAGAAGCGCCGTCTAGGTATTGCGACCGTGTGTGACCGAGTGGTACAGGCGTCCCTGAAGCTGGTGCTGGAGCCCATCTTCGAGGCGGATTTTCTCCCGTGTTCATACGGGTTCCGGCCGAACAGGAGGGCCCACGACGCCGTGGCCGAGATCCGTTACTACTCGTCTCGCCCACGTCAGTACGAATGGGTGGTCGAGGGCGACATCAAAGCCTGCTTCGACGAGATTTCGCACTCCGCGCTAATGGATCGGGTGCGGATGCGTGTTGGAGACAAGCGAGTGCTGGCACTGGTGAAGGCGTTCCTGAAGTCGGGCATCCTCTCCGAGGATGGATCCCTGACGGAAACGAACACCGGAACCCCTCAAGGGTCGATCCTTTCTCCGCTACTGAGCAATGTGGCTCTCTCGGTTCTGGACGAGTACATCGAACAGGCTCCCGGAGGACCGTCCAGTAGTGAATGGCAACGGCGCGTTCGTCGTCGTCAGGGGCTCCCCAATTTTCGACTCATTCGATATGCGGATGACTGGTGCCTGATGGTCAGAGGCACACGGGAAGGGGCGGAAGCCCTCAAGGAGGAAGTGGCTGAGGTTCTTGCGACGATGGGGCTACGCCTGGCCGACGCGAAGACCTTGATTACCCACATTGACGAGGGTCTCGACTTTCTTGGGTGGCGCATCCAGCGTCATGTTAAAGCGAGCGAGAAACGGGAGTACGTGTACACCTACCCTGCAAGGAAGGCGCTGCGCGTCATCTGCAGGAAGGTGAAGCGCATCTGCCGTAATACGAGCACGAACCAACCGCTTTCCACCCTGCTGTATCAGCTCAACCCGGTACTGCGGGGCTGGTGCGCCTACTTCCGGCCCGGGGTGTCGAGCAAGGCGTTCG from Streptomyces sp. CMB-StM0423 includes the following:
- a CDS encoding DUF6884 domain-containing protein yields the protein MTPIPDSGPPSLPPKLPAKQHEAVLTAAQRPDQLVAGRDDRAYWKGEPWYNDRTLAALYTAGYAGPFPQPWHHGDTDWGETIGGSLYLTPAGREYARLRGNIDVHRRKVVIIACGDKKRPIPDGQRHGWLAGELYTGHYHRSLRRAADTLTHPDLIRIASALHGLVPLDRPLHPYNVTLGHKRAITAEKMTGHTRGYGLFDADVIFLGGKDYAELLRPSVPHLLAPLTGPMGEHRRLCRQARENPALREMWWEQAAALSDEHRPAP
- a CDS encoding DUF317 domain-containing protein; protein product: MEAPLYSGFPFDPSDSTGAQRAYWVGPRHLAGDDGRLYDTVADVLGGLGWTSLTIVRGRQEPDEEPEDRQVIRSTVLHISPDSLCWAQWMLADEPFHLGDLPIAWQVSARTDTSGPAEWAVYFTPDVPGEAVADFLVALDARPHPAVPHVRPELVLDAVTAHGWLRDVDQSAGATDPTFISHVSLGEVPPLIQDADPRALTAGSGEPGPDGWQAWAQPAPGAPCLWAVSFSASVPHDLVAAFAASLSSTAAVLRRVVPEATRERLLWTPAG
- the ltrA gene encoding group II intron reverse transcriptase/maturase, translated to MNIDDPERSYVPFRVERRVLEIQAKLHRWSNENGHRRFDDLYNLVCDPDFLLVAWDRVRSNRGARSAGIDGRSAFSIESAGVEEFLGGLRSQLKDRSFSPLPARERMIPKSDGKKRRLGIATVCDRVVQASLKLVLEPIFEADFLPCSYGFRPNRRAHDAVAEIRYYSSRPRQYEWVVEGDIKACFDEISHSALMDRVRMRVGDKRVLALVKAFLKSGILSEDGSLTETNTGTPQGSILSPLLSNVALSVLDEYIEQAPGGPSSSEWQRRVRRRQGLPNFRLIRYADDWCLMVRGTREGAEALKEEVAEVLATMGLRLADAKTLITHIDEGLDFLGWRIQRHVKASEKREYVYTYPARKALRVICRKVKRICRNTSTNQPLSTLLYQLNPVLRGWCAYFRPGVSSKAFGYLAKVAWYQVIAWIRRKHRGITWKELRRRYCAGGWQPRDGQIKLLHTGTISTTRYRYRGTKIPSPWAAAA